The Vibrio astriarenae genome contains a region encoding:
- a CDS encoding chromate transporter → MQIYIDIFLAFFIPNIVGYGGGPAIIPLVEAQVVGHYAWMDAAQFAEVLALANALPSPIATKMAGYIGYEMGGIPGALIAIFATVAPTILIMLVAMGVLYKYRNSVKVKALSAWVLPIIFTLMALLSYKLLQSGTETGWGHFALLFIAAGLCLEKLKVHPTYVICASLLYGAILL, encoded by the coding sequence ATGCAAATTTATATCGATATCTTTCTCGCGTTTTTTATCCCAAACATTGTGGGTTACGGTGGAGGTCCTGCGATTATTCCTTTGGTAGAGGCACAGGTAGTGGGCCACTATGCTTGGATGGATGCCGCTCAATTTGCTGAAGTCTTGGCGTTAGCTAATGCTCTTCCATCTCCTATTGCCACCAAAATGGCTGGCTATATAGGCTATGAAATGGGGGGGATTCCAGGCGCATTGATAGCCATCTTTGCAACGGTGGCACCAACAATTCTCATTATGCTGGTGGCAATGGGAGTACTGTATAAATACCGTAATTCTGTAAAGGTAAAAGCTCTGAGTGCATGGGTTTTGCCTATTATTTTTACGCTCATGGCGTTGCTAAGTTATAAGCTACTGCAATCTGGGACTGAAACTGGCTGGGGACATTTTGCGTTATTGTTCATTGCAGCCGGTCTGTGTTTAGAAAAACTGAAAGTTCATCCAACTTATGTGATCTGTGCCAGCTTGCTATATGGTGCGATATTACTTTAG
- a CDS encoding class I SAM-dependent methyltransferase, translating to MKPAIYLTRGREKSLQRRHPWIFSRGIERVKGEPQLGETVDVFSHKGQWLAKAAYSPNSQIRARVWSFEKVEIDQSFFEKRINDALVLREDVIERDGLTGFRLIAAENDGLPGVTIDKFDNYLVCQLLSAGADRHRDTLVKALLVVFPDCNIYERSDVAIRKKEGLEEVTGVLHGAMPPANVWIEENGIKIGVDIENGHKTGFYLDQRDSRQQSMKYVKDKEVLNCFSYTGGFGLYALKGGASRVINADVSQPALDKAKENAIENGFDISKKRAVFLNADVFKLLREYRDQGTKFDVVIMDPPKFADTKAQLNGACRGYKDINMLAMQILKPGGTLLTYSCSGLMDQNLFQKIIADAAVDAGRSVKFVERFEQAADHPTDTAYPEGFYLKGFACKVL from the coding sequence ATGAAACCAGCGATTTACCTAACCCGCGGTCGTGAAAAGTCACTACAGCGTCGACACCCTTGGATCTTTTCACGCGGTATTGAGCGAGTTAAAGGTGAGCCTCAACTAGGCGAAACCGTTGATGTTTTCAGCCATAAAGGCCAATGGTTAGCAAAAGCCGCCTATTCGCCAAACTCTCAAATCCGAGCTCGTGTATGGTCATTTGAAAAAGTCGAGATTGACCAAAGTTTCTTTGAAAAGCGCATTAACGACGCACTTGTTCTGCGTGAAGATGTCATTGAACGTGATGGTCTTACAGGCTTTCGCTTGATTGCAGCAGAAAATGACGGCCTACCCGGCGTTACGATCGATAAGTTTGACAACTACTTAGTTTGTCAGCTGCTAAGTGCAGGTGCAGACCGTCATCGCGATACTCTAGTTAAAGCACTGCTCGTTGTTTTCCCAGACTGTAATATCTACGAGCGCTCTGATGTTGCTATCCGTAAGAAAGAAGGCCTTGAGGAAGTAACCGGTGTATTACACGGCGCAATGCCTCCTGCTAATGTCTGGATAGAGGAAAACGGCATTAAAATCGGCGTTGATATCGAGAATGGTCACAAAACAGGCTTTTACCTTGATCAACGCGATAGCCGTCAGCAATCGATGAAGTACGTTAAGGACAAAGAAGTACTTAACTGTTTCTCATACACCGGAGGCTTTGGCCTTTATGCGCTTAAAGGCGGCGCGTCACGTGTCATTAATGCTGATGTTTCACAACCTGCGCTAGACAAAGCAAAAGAGAACGCAATCGAAAATGGCTTTGATATCTCTAAAAAGCGCGCAGTGTTCTTAAACGCAGATGTATTCAAGTTACTACGCGAATATCGAGATCAAGGTACCAAGTTTGACGTCGTCATCATGGACCCACCGAAGTTTGCTGACACCAAAGCCCAGTTAAATGGTGCATGCCGCGGCTACAAAGATATCAACATGCTTGCCATGCAAATCCTCAAACCCGGTGGCACCTTGCTTACATACTCTTGCTCTGGCTTGATGGACCAAAATCTTTTCCAAAAAATTATCGCAGACGCAGCCGTTGATGCTGGCCGCTCAGTGAAATTTGTAGAACGTTTCGAACAAGCAGCCGATCATCCAACGGATACAGCATACCCAGAAGGTTTCTACCTAAAAGGCTTTGCTTGTAAGGTTCTTTAA
- the yccX gene encoding acylphosphatase produces MSHVSRKFIVSGVVQGVGFRYHTCHEGLKLGLNGYARNLANGNVEVLATGEDGAIEQLEMWLSGGPRTASVDSVVSEPVALVEMRGFEIQ; encoded by the coding sequence ATGTCTCATGTATCACGAAAGTTCATTGTATCTGGGGTTGTGCAAGGTGTTGGGTTTCGCTATCACACTTGTCATGAAGGATTGAAATTGGGCTTAAATGGCTACGCGAGAAACTTAGCGAATGGCAATGTTGAGGTGTTAGCGACCGGAGAAGATGGCGCGATAGAGCAACTCGAGATGTGGTTGAGTGGAGGGCCCAGAACTGCATCCGTGGACTCTGTGGTCAGTGAGCCGGTGGCTTTAGTGGAGATGAGAGGGTTTGAAATTCAATAA
- a CDS encoding TusE/DsrC/DsvC family sulfur relay protein → MFVFKEKQIETDAQGYLLNHKDWEPEMINILAEQEGIELTEAHLEVVHFVRDFYEEFNTSPAVRMLVKAMEKKYGPEKGNSKYLFKLFKQGPAKQATKLAGLPKPAKCL, encoded by the coding sequence ATGTTTGTATTTAAAGAAAAACAGATCGAAACTGACGCCCAAGGCTACCTACTTAATCACAAAGACTGGGAGCCAGAGATGATTAATATACTCGCTGAGCAAGAAGGCATCGAACTGACGGAAGCGCATTTGGAAGTTGTGCATTTTGTGCGTGATTTCTATGAAGAGTTCAACACCTCTCCTGCTGTTCGTATGCTGGTAAAGGCGATGGAGAAGAAGTACGGTCCTGAAAAAGGCAACAGTAAGTATCTTTTTAAACTGTTCAAACAGGGCCCAGCTAAGCAAGCTACGAAGCTAGCAGGCTTACCAAAACCAGCGAAGTGCCTCTAA
- a CDS encoding Bax inhibitor-1/YccA family protein: protein MNNPMFSRTATQESALQTNKVLRNTYALLSMTLLWSAVVAAFSMAMNLPRPGLILMLVGFYGLLFLTEKNRNNSMGLVFTFLFTGFLGYTTGPILSMYIGAGMGDVVLTALGGTALAFMGASAYALTTKRDLSFLNGMLMAGFVVLLVGMVANIFLQMPMLYLAMSAMFILFSTGVILLTTQSIIRGGETNYISATVSLYVSLYNIFISLLSILGVMNDD from the coding sequence ATGAACAACCCTATGTTTAGCCGTACAGCGACTCAAGAGAGCGCTCTACAAACAAACAAAGTACTACGTAACACGTATGCTCTACTGTCTATGACCCTGCTGTGGTCTGCAGTTGTTGCTGCATTCTCTATGGCAATGAACCTACCACGTCCAGGCTTGATCCTGATGCTCGTCGGCTTCTACGGTCTACTTTTCCTAACAGAAAAGAACCGCAACAACAGCATGGGTCTTGTCTTTACATTCCTATTTACTGGTTTCCTAGGCTACACAACTGGCCCTATCCTAAGCATGTACATCGGTGCAGGCATGGGTGATGTCGTTCTAACTGCTCTTGGTGGTACTGCCCTTGCGTTCATGGGTGCGTCAGCATACGCGCTAACAACTAAACGCGACCTATCATTCCTAAATGGCATGCTAATGGCTGGTTTCGTTGTTCTGCTTGTTGGTATGGTAGCGAACATCTTCCTACAGATGCCTATGCTATATCTAGCGATGAGTGCGATGTTTATCCTTTTCTCAACAGGTGTTATCTTGCTGACAACTCAGTCAATCATCCGCGGCGGCGAAACTAACTACATCTCAGCGACAGTTAGCCTTTACGTATCGCTATACAACATCTTCATCAGCCTACTCAGCATTCTAGGTGTGATGAACGACGACTAA
- a CDS encoding amino acid ABC transporter ATP-binding protein → MTQQDLVIEINDMNKWYGEFHVLKNINLQVKKGEKIVVCGPSGSGKSTMIRCINRLEEHQKGQIVVSGNELTEDLKNIEAVRREVGMCFQHFNLFPHLTVLENCTLAPIWVKKMPKEEAEAIAMKYLERVKIPDQADKYPGQLSGGQQQRVAIARSLCMNPQVMLFDEPTSALDPEMVREVLDVMVELAEEGMTMICVTHEMGFAKEVADRVIFMDAGEIIEENNPVDFFENPQSDRTQNFLAQILHH, encoded by the coding sequence ATGACACAACAAGATTTAGTAATTGAAATCAATGACATGAACAAGTGGTACGGCGAATTTCATGTTCTTAAAAACATCAACCTTCAAGTTAAGAAAGGTGAGAAGATAGTGGTTTGTGGGCCTTCTGGCTCGGGCAAGTCAACCATGATTCGCTGTATTAACCGACTTGAGGAGCATCAAAAGGGACAGATTGTCGTTTCTGGTAACGAGCTCACCGAAGATCTGAAGAACATTGAAGCAGTTCGTAGAGAAGTCGGTATGTGTTTCCAACACTTCAACCTCTTCCCTCACCTAACGGTACTAGAGAACTGTACGCTAGCACCGATTTGGGTGAAAAAAATGCCAAAAGAAGAGGCAGAAGCGATTGCAATGAAATACTTAGAGCGCGTAAAGATCCCAGATCAAGCAGACAAGTACCCAGGCCAGCTTTCGGGCGGTCAGCAGCAACGTGTCGCAATTGCTCGTTCACTTTGCATGAACCCACAAGTGATGCTTTTTGATGAACCAACATCTGCCCTCGACCCAGAGATGGTTCGTGAAGTTCTTGACGTTATGGTCGAACTGGCTGAAGAAGGCATGACCATGATTTGTGTGACCCACGAAATGGGCTTTGCTAAGGAAGTGGCCGACCGTGTTATTTTCATGGATGCGGGTGAAATCATTGAAGAAAACAACCCTGTCGATTTCTTCGAAAACCCTCAATCTGACCGTACTCAGAATTTCTTAGCACAGATTCTGCATCACTAG
- a CDS encoding amino acid ABC transporter permease, with product MKVHQFQPDLPPPPNTVGLVGWLKRNLFNGPINSIVTVILAYFAVSLLWTTFDWAILKADWVGETRDACSREGACWVFISVRWQQFMYGFYPEAELWRPRLFYATLAIFTVLLAYEKTPKRTWIFLFFVNIYPFIIGALLYGGVFGLEVVETHRWGGLLVTLIIALVGIVVSLPIGVALALGRRSDMPIIRSICTVYIEVWRGVPLITVLFMASVMLPLFLTQGADTDKLIRALIGVVMFSAAYMAEVVRGGLQAIPKGQYEAADALGLSYWKKMGLIILPQALKITIPSIVNTFIGLFKDTSLVLIIGMFDVLGIGQAANTDPEWLGFATESYIFVGLVFWIFCFGMSRYSIWLENKLHTGHKR from the coding sequence ATGAAAGTGCATCAATTTCAGCCTGATCTTCCACCGCCGCCGAATACGGTTGGCTTGGTTGGCTGGCTAAAACGAAACCTATTTAATGGACCAATTAACTCCATTGTCACCGTAATTCTGGCCTATTTTGCCGTATCTCTACTTTGGACGACGTTTGATTGGGCAATCCTTAAAGCAGACTGGGTAGGTGAAACTCGCGATGCATGTTCGCGTGAAGGTGCTTGTTGGGTATTTATTAGTGTCCGTTGGCAGCAGTTTATGTATGGGTTCTATCCAGAAGCTGAACTGTGGCGCCCTCGCCTGTTTTACGCAACGCTTGCCATCTTCACCGTTCTTCTCGCCTATGAGAAAACACCGAAGCGCACATGGATTTTCTTGTTCTTCGTTAACATCTATCCATTCATCATCGGCGCACTGCTGTACGGTGGTGTATTTGGTCTCGAAGTCGTGGAAACACACCGTTGGGGTGGTCTGCTTGTTACGTTAATCATTGCGCTTGTTGGTATCGTAGTTTCATTACCTATCGGTGTAGCACTTGCCCTCGGTCGACGTTCAGACATGCCTATTATTCGCAGTATCTGTACTGTCTACATTGAAGTATGGCGTGGTGTACCACTGATTACCGTACTATTCATGGCATCTGTTATGCTACCGCTCTTCTTAACGCAAGGCGCTGACACCGACAAGCTCATTCGCGCACTAATCGGTGTGGTGATGTTTAGTGCTGCCTATATGGCAGAAGTGGTACGCGGTGGCCTACAAGCGATTCCAAAAGGACAATACGAGGCGGCTGACGCACTTGGATTAAGCTATTGGAAAAAGATGGGACTCATCATCCTGCCACAAGCGTTGAAGATTACCATTCCATCGATTGTAAACACCTTTATCGGTCTATTTAAAGATACCAGTCTAGTACTTATCATTGGTATGTTTGATGTACTGGGTATTGGCCAAGCCGCCAACACTGACCCCGAGTGGTTAGGGTTTGCAACAGAAAGTTACATATTTGTTGGGTTAGTGTTCTGGATCTTCTGTTTTGGCATGTCGAGATATTCGATATGGCTCGAAAACAAACTGCATACCGGTCACAAACGATAA
- a CDS encoding amino acid ABC transporter permease: MKTTNVENSTSKSASKSGSNILYNPTFRSVTFQILAIVGLLFFFYTIVNNALTNLEARGIATGFGFLEQEAGFGIGLTLVEYDETFSYGRTFLVGLLNTALVSVLGIIVATVLGFAIGIARLSSNWLVSRLAAVYIEIFRNIPLLLQIFFWYFAVLQVLPSPRQSLSLGEAIFLNVRGLYFPGPVFNEGSGLVIGALIIGVVATVAISIWAKNKQKLTGQQTPLGRIALGLCVVLPLVVFFIAGKPISLDYPALKGFNFRGGVSIIPELAALLLALSIYTASFIAEIVRSGINAVNHGQTEAAMSLGLPRSRTLKLIVIPQALRIIIPPLTSQYLNLTKNSSLAMAIGYPDLVSVFAGTTLNQTGQAIEIIAMTMAVYLSLSLITSALMNLYNRKVALVER; encoded by the coding sequence ATGAAAACCACTAATGTCGAAAATTCGACGTCCAAAAGTGCGTCGAAATCGGGCTCTAATATTCTATATAACCCCACCTTTCGCTCGGTTACTTTTCAAATACTCGCCATTGTCGGGTTACTCTTTTTCTTCTACACCATCGTCAACAATGCCCTAACCAACTTAGAAGCCCGCGGTATCGCAACGGGTTTTGGTTTCCTAGAGCAAGAAGCTGGGTTTGGTATTGGACTCACGCTGGTGGAATATGATGAAACGTTCTCCTATGGTAGAACCTTTCTCGTTGGGCTACTCAATACCGCATTGGTCTCTGTTTTAGGGATTATTGTGGCCACCGTACTCGGTTTTGCCATTGGTATTGCTCGACTATCATCAAACTGGCTTGTTAGCCGATTAGCTGCGGTATACATCGAGATATTCCGTAACATCCCTCTCCTTCTTCAAATTTTCTTTTGGTATTTCGCCGTTCTGCAGGTTCTCCCTTCACCAAGACAAAGTTTAAGTCTCGGTGAGGCCATCTTTCTCAATGTTCGAGGCCTGTACTTCCCAGGGCCTGTGTTTAACGAAGGCAGTGGGTTGGTTATCGGCGCGCTCATCATTGGTGTCGTCGCTACCGTCGCTATCAGTATTTGGGCTAAGAACAAACAGAAACTAACAGGACAGCAAACACCTCTGGGTCGTATTGCACTTGGACTTTGTGTCGTCTTGCCACTGGTTGTTTTCTTTATTGCAGGCAAGCCAATCAGCTTAGATTACCCTGCATTAAAAGGGTTTAACTTCCGCGGCGGTGTTAGCATCATTCCAGAGCTTGCGGCACTATTACTTGCACTCAGTATCTATACTGCCTCGTTTATTGCAGAGATCGTACGCTCAGGCATTAATGCAGTGAACCACGGCCAAACGGAAGCGGCAATGTCGCTGGGGCTACCACGCTCGCGCACATTGAAACTGATTGTGATCCCTCAAGCATTGAGAATCATCATTCCTCCACTCACCAGCCAGTACTTAAACCTAACTAAAAACTCATCGCTCGCGATGGCGATTGGTTATCCTGATTTAGTATCCGTATTTGCTGGAACGACCCTTAACCAAACCGGTCAAGCAATTGAAATCATCGCGATGACGATGGCTGTTTACTTGTCACTCAGCTTAATCACATCGGCGTTGATGAACCTGTACAACCGTAAAGTCGCATTGGTGGAGAGATAA
- a CDS encoding amino acid ABC transporter substrate-binding protein: protein MTKKLSLIASAVVASTALLSSQAFAAEATLEKVSKQGFVSCGVSTGLPGFSNPNSKGEWEGIDVEYCQALAAAVLGDKTKVKYVPLTAKERFTALQSGEIDVLSRNTTWTLHRDTALGLNFVGVNYYDGQGFMVKKELGISSAKELDGAAVCVQSGTTTELNLADYFRNEGMSYKPVVFDTAAQTSKGFDAGRCDVLTTDQSGLYGLRLNLADPSSAVVLPEIISKEPLGPVVRQGDDQWFNIAKWTLNAMINAEEYGITSANADEMLKSTDPNIKRILGVDGPQGKGLGIRDDWGYQVIKQVGNYGESFERTVGTGSPLEISRGVNALWNKGGFMYAPPLR from the coding sequence ATGACTAAGAAACTCTCCTTGATTGCGTCTGCTGTTGTGGCTTCAACTGCTCTACTCTCTTCACAAGCTTTTGCCGCTGAAGCAACACTAGAAAAAGTATCAAAACAAGGCTTCGTGTCTTGTGGTGTGAGTACTGGCCTACCAGGCTTCTCAAACCCAAACTCGAAAGGCGAATGGGAAGGTATTGACGTTGAGTACTGCCAAGCGTTAGCTGCGGCTGTTCTTGGTGACAAAACAAAAGTTAAATACGTACCACTAACAGCGAAAGAGCGTTTTACCGCGCTACAATCAGGTGAAATTGATGTTCTGTCACGTAACACAACATGGACATTACACCGTGATACCGCACTGGGTTTGAACTTCGTAGGCGTTAACTACTACGATGGTCAGGGCTTTATGGTTAAGAAAGAGCTTGGTATTTCAAGTGCAAAAGAACTTGATGGCGCTGCAGTTTGTGTTCAATCAGGTACAACAACTGAGCTAAACCTTGCCGATTACTTCCGCAATGAAGGGATGTCATACAAGCCTGTTGTATTTGATACGGCAGCACAAACATCGAAAGGTTTTGATGCCGGTCGTTGTGACGTACTTACAACTGACCAATCTGGTCTATACGGTCTGCGTCTGAACCTCGCTGACCCTAGCTCTGCTGTGGTACTTCCAGAAATTATCTCTAAAGAGCCTTTAGGCCCGGTAGTTCGCCAGGGTGATGACCAGTGGTTCAACATTGCTAAGTGGACACTAAATGCAATGATTAACGCTGAAGAGTACGGTATTACCTCTGCGAATGCTGATGAGATGTTGAAATCGACGGATCCAAACATCAAGCGTATCCTTGGCGTTGATGGCCCACAAGGTAAAGGTCTTGGTATCCGTGATGACTGGGGTTACCAAGTGATCAAACAAGTGGGTAACTACGGCGAGAGTTTTGAGCGTACTGTTGGTACTGGCTCTCCTCTAGAAATCTCTCGCGGCGTCAATGCACTATGGAACAAAGGCGGCTTCATGTATGCGCCTCCACTACGATAA
- a CDS encoding precorrin-2 dehydrogenase/sirohydrochlorin ferrochelatase family protein → MQYFPLFMKLTDKPVLVVGGGEVACRKVEALIKANARVTIISPHLDEYLANCVEKGLCYWVEDTYKSEYLSSDLIQVWATTDSNEINHAIYHDAKQLSLMVNVVDDQPYCDFITPSMITRGKIQIAVSSGGASPVLVRNIRQTLESHLPQNMGLLADFAASKRDDIKSKLPSVDLRRVFWERFFAIPEVMAATTCESLDVAYEKLFEGGIDKRGSLTLIQLPKAVDLLTLRSLQALQKGELVLYPADCDYSFVDIARRDAERAQYTDIANLLESISLSKESNICVYLSDAEMEKHLAIFEGARLLYNGH, encoded by the coding sequence ATGCAGTATTTTCCACTATTTATGAAGCTTACGGATAAGCCGGTGCTAGTGGTCGGGGGCGGTGAAGTCGCTTGTCGAAAAGTTGAAGCACTCATAAAGGCGAACGCTCGCGTCACTATTATTTCTCCCCATTTGGATGAGTATCTTGCTAATTGTGTTGAAAAAGGTCTGTGTTATTGGGTCGAAGATACATATAAAAGTGAATATTTATCCAGTGATCTGATACAAGTTTGGGCGACAACAGACAGTAATGAGATTAACCATGCCATCTATCATGATGCCAAACAGCTTAGTCTGATGGTGAATGTGGTGGATGATCAGCCATACTGTGACTTTATCACTCCCTCGATGATTACTAGAGGCAAAATTCAAATAGCGGTATCAAGTGGCGGAGCGTCACCTGTGTTAGTACGTAACATACGCCAAACGCTAGAGAGTCACTTACCGCAAAACATGGGCCTGTTAGCGGATTTTGCCGCATCAAAACGCGATGACATTAAATCTAAACTACCCTCTGTCGATTTGAGACGTGTGTTTTGGGAGCGTTTTTTCGCTATACCAGAAGTCATGGCAGCGACAACTTGCGAGTCTCTCGATGTGGCTTATGAAAAGCTGTTTGAAGGTGGGATAGATAAGCGAGGTAGCTTGACGTTGATTCAGTTACCCAAAGCAGTGGACTTACTGACTTTACGTTCGTTGCAAGCATTGCAAAAGGGGGAGCTCGTTTTGTATCCAGCTGATTGTGATTACTCGTTCGTGGATATTGCTCGTCGTGACGCTGAAAGAGCACAGTACACGGATATAGCAAACCTGTTAGAGAGCATTTCGCTATCAAAAGAGAGCAATATTTGTGTTTATCTCTCTGATGCAGAGATGGAAAAACACTTAGCGATATTTGAAGGTGCTCGCCTGCTATACAACGGTCATTAG
- a CDS encoding helix-turn-helix domain-containing protein, which translates to MSIERFCHVVGLSKRTLQRRLKENGHSFKQLKEIFRQEASSRLLRETALPIEEIGWKVGYNDLSNFNRAFKGWAGLSPAVYRDNWRRLPA; encoded by the coding sequence ATGAGTATTGAAAGGTTTTGTCACGTTGTTGGCCTGAGTAAAAGAACGCTGCAAAGACGACTTAAAGAGAACGGTCATAGCTTCAAGCAGCTTAAAGAGATTTTTCGACAGGAGGCGTCGTCTCGCCTTTTGCGTGAGACTGCCTTGCCTATTGAGGAGATCGGTTGGAAGGTGGGTTACAACGACCTCAGTAACTTTAATCGAGCTTTCAAAGGTTGGGCTGGTTTATCGCCAGCAGTTTATCGAGACAACTGGCGACGCTTACCAGCATGA
- a CDS encoding fasciclin domain-containing protein, translating to MISHIVNRTFFILSAFLFSASIAAHEHGMKKMDIVDTAVENGSFTTLVAAVQAADLVDTLKGEGPFTVLAPTDEAFAALPDGTVEMLLMPENKDKLIAVLTYHVLPGKAMAADVVQLSSATTVQGQDVMIKVMGEDVMINDANVVAADVMASNGVIHVIDRVILPQ from the coding sequence ATGATCAGTCACATTGTAAACCGAACCTTTTTTATTCTTTCTGCTTTCCTGTTCTCTGCTTCAATCGCAGCGCATGAGCACGGCATGAAGAAAATGGACATCGTGGACACTGCTGTCGAAAATGGTTCATTCACTACACTCGTCGCCGCTGTGCAGGCTGCAGATTTAGTCGACACTTTGAAAGGCGAAGGTCCGTTCACAGTACTAGCCCCCACAGATGAAGCGTTTGCAGCACTACCAGACGGTACCGTTGAGATGCTGCTAATGCCGGAAAACAAAGACAAACTTATCGCTGTACTCACCTACCATGTACTCCCGGGGAAAGCGATGGCAGCAGATGTCGTGCAGTTATCTAGTGCAACCACAGTACAAGGTCAAGACGTCATGATTAAAGTCATGGGTGAAGATGTGATGATCAATGACGCGAACGTAGTCGCAGCAGATGTGATGGCGAGTAATGGTGTTATCCATGTCATCGACCGTGTTATTTTGCCACAATAA
- a CDS encoding YajQ family cyclic di-GMP-binding protein, with translation MPSFDIVSEIDTVELRNAIDNANRELSTRFDFRNVEASFEMVEETAKLSAEGEFQLKQMRDMLRANLTKRGVDVNAMEAQDASASGKMWSQTCVFKQGIETPIAKKIVKLVKDSKVKVQVSIQGDKVRVTGKKRDDLQATMQLVREGELGQPFQFNNFRD, from the coding sequence ATGCCTTCTTTTGATATTGTTTCTGAAATCGATACTGTTGAACTGCGTAACGCAATTGATAACGCAAACCGAGAGCTCTCTACACGCTTTGACTTCCGTAATGTGGAGGCAAGCTTCGAAATGGTTGAAGAAACCGCTAAGTTGTCTGCTGAGGGTGAGTTTCAGTTAAAGCAAATGCGTGACATGTTGCGTGCAAACCTGACCAAGCGCGGCGTTGACGTAAATGCGATGGAAGCACAAGACGCTAGTGCATCAGGCAAGATGTGGAGCCAAACTTGTGTATTCAAGCAAGGTATTGAAACACCTATCGCTAAGAAAATCGTCAAGCTTGTGAAAGACTCTAAAGTTAAGGTGCAAGTGTCTATTCAAGGTGACAAAGTGCGCGTCACTGGCAAAAAACGCGATGACCTGCAAGCAACAATGCAGCTGGTGCGCGAAGGTGAGCTAGGCCAACCATTCCAGTTTAATAACTTCCGTGACTAA
- a CDS encoding 3-deoxy-7-phosphoheptulonate synthase: protein MPLKTDELRTQPLGPMPAPAELSQAHPLTDDVAARIELSRRQIEKILTGEDDRLLCIVGPCSVHDTEAAIDYANRLASIQEQYKDELFIVMRTYFEKPRTVVGWKGLITDPNLDGSYALEAGLHKARKLLLDINKLGLATATEFLDMITGQYIADLISWGAIGARTTESQIHREMASALSCPVGFKNGTNGNVKISIDAIRASKASHYFYSPDKNGRMTVYRTSGNPYGHVILRGGDTGPNFDSASVAAACAKLKEFDLPERLVVDFSHANCEKQHRKQLDVAKDICEQMASGSHQVAGIMAESFIEEGNQSMDDIHNLEYGKSITDPCLSWDHTNQMLDMLSAAVKARRNHK, encoded by the coding sequence ATGCCATTAAAAACAGATGAATTGCGTACTCAACCGCTTGGCCCTATGCCAGCACCTGCGGAACTGAGTCAAGCTCACCCTCTTACAGATGATGTTGCTGCACGCATTGAACTATCACGCCGCCAAATCGAGAAAATCCTTACTGGTGAGGACGACCGCCTTCTTTGTATCGTCGGTCCTTGCTCAGTGCATGACACCGAAGCTGCAATTGACTATGCAAACCGTCTAGCGTCGATTCAGGAACAGTACAAAGACGAGCTTTTCATCGTCATGCGCACCTACTTCGAAAAGCCGAGAACGGTTGTGGGTTGGAAAGGTTTGATTACTGATCCAAACCTAGACGGCTCCTACGCGCTTGAAGCGGGTCTTCACAAAGCACGTAAACTGCTGCTGGACATCAACAAGCTTGGCCTTGCAACAGCAACAGAGTTCCTTGACATGATCACAGGTCAGTACATCGCAGACCTGATCTCTTGGGGCGCAATCGGCGCACGTACCACGGAATCTCAGATCCACCGCGAGATGGCGTCTGCACTTTCATGCCCTGTGGGTTTCAAAAATGGTACCAACGGCAACGTGAAGATCTCAATTGATGCTATTCGTGCTTCTAAAGCTTCACACTACTTCTACTCTCCAGACAAAAATGGTCGTATGACGGTCTACCGTACTTCTGGCAACCCATACGGTCATGTCATTCTTCGTGGTGGGGATACTGGCCCTAACTTCGATTCTGCATCAGTTGCCGCAGCGTGTGCGAAACTGAAAGAGTTCGACCTCCCAGAGCGCCTTGTTGTAGACTTTAGCCACGCAAACTGTGAGAAACAACACCGCAAACAACTAGACGTTGCAAAAGACATCTGTGAGCAGATGGCGAGTGGTAGCCATCAAGTTGCGGGTATCATGGCAGAGAGCTTCATCGAAGAAGGTAATCAGTCTATGGATGACATCCATAACCTTGAATACGGTAAGTCGATCACTGACCCGTGCCTAAGCTGGGATCACACAAACCAAATGCTTGATATGCTGTCAGCGGCTGTTAAAGCACGCCGTAACCACAAATAA